In the genome of Botrytis cinerea B05.10 chromosome 5, complete sequence, one region contains:
- the Bclae1 gene encoding Bclae1 encodes MVVAMAMANNGSLSPAPPAAFQEPPPDYTENGRLYHGLHKGKYMFPCDEDEKDRMDIFHKFFEVAMGGVLHSRNTTFTNNYDGPRILDLGTGTGIWAIDMADKYGSDMGTGEVLGLDLARIQPPTIPENLQFLQRDIESPWWGLEVESWDMVHIRMLSGSINSWPALYQKVRRYLKPQVGRFEQVEIDFTPRSDFGDIPADSALATWARNLFEATRRNFRPLAYNTEIRAMLQKEEFLDIQEEVIRIPLNPWPDDPQEKDVARWYNLALTQGLEAMTLGPMHRIYGWTKDDVTRLITEVRRDICNRKIRAYNNLHVWTARAPVKPPS; translated from the exons ATGGTTGTTGCAATGGCCATGGCTAACAATGG ATCACTTTCTCCCGCCCCTCCTGCGGCCTTCCAAGAGCCCCCACCCGATTACACTGAAAATGGACGCCTATATCATGGACTACATAAGGGAAAATATATGTTTCCCTGCGACGAG GATGAGAAAGACCGGATGGACATATTTCACAAATTTTTCGAAGTCGCAATGGGAGGCGTATTACACTCCAGGAATACCACGTTCACGAATAATTATGACGGGCCACGCATTCTGGACTTAGGGACAGGTACCGGAATATGGGCAATTGATATGGCCGA CAAATATGGTTCAGATATGGGTACAGGTGAAGTTCTCGGGCTTGACCTAGCTAGAATACAACCTCCAAC TATCCCCGAAAATTTACAGTTTCTACAAAGAGACATAGAATCCCCTTGGTGGGGACTCGAAGTTGAGTCGTGGGATATGGTTCATATACGGATGCTTTCTGGGAGCATTAACAGCTGGCCTGCATTATACCAAAAGGTCCGCAG GTATCTCAAGCCTCAAGTAGGCCGTTTCGAGCAGGTGGAGATTGATTTCACTCCCCGCTCAGACTTTGGGGACATCCCAGCAGACTCGGCGCTGGCTACGTGGGCGCGGAACCTATTCGAGGCCACCCGGCGCAATTTCCGACCTCTAGCTTATAATACCGAGATTCGAGCGATGCTTCAGAAGGAAGAGTTTCTCGATATCCAAGAAGAAGTGATACGAATTCCCCTCAATCCATGGCCCGATGATCCACAAGAAAAGGACGTTGCAAGATGGTACAATCTGGCCCTCACCCAAGGACTAGAAGCAATGACGCTTGGACCTATGCACAGAATATATGGGTGGACAAAAGATGATGTCACAAGGCTGATTACAGAAGTGAGGAGAGATATTTGCAATAGGAAAATCCGCGCGTATAATAATTT GCATGTATGGACTGCACGCGCACCGGTCAAACCCCCTTCATAG